TGGCGGAACTTCTGCGTTTTGCTCCTTGTTTCTTGCTGAGACGGATGGTGGTGTCGGAGTGGCGAGATGATGGATGGAAATCAAGGAAAGCCGACGAACAGTGGCGTCGCTGCTTCGAGAAACCCAGTACGGAGGTTGGAGGTGATGCATGTCGACGGTGAGGCTCCAGTTTTGGTCGGGCTTTTGGTGCGGCGTCGACTGGTGGAGGAGATGTGTTgaggtggtggccggagctggaGTCTCCGGCGATGGCAGGGAGCGAAGATGAGAAAGAGAGGTCGGGCTTGGGTCGGATTTGGGTGCTGGATTGATTTGTGGGGACGGTTTTGCGAGGTGGTGGCCGGAGAGGGAGTTTTCCGGTGCTACAGTGGGAGgacgagaaagagagagagaacgggggagagagagtgatgcggccgagaggggagagaggaagagaatgaGATTTTAGGGTTTCCTAGTTTTCTATTTATACTCACGTATGAGAAATGTCAAATTTGCCCCTTCGACGAACTACACAATTCTCCTAGCTGattgctttcggttttgggctTGTAACTTTTCTTTTACTCGTTTTTCGTCAGAAACCTCCTAAATTATTTTGCGACTTTGCCCTAGGCCCAAATGGAAGAACTTTGGCCCAAACCTAAATTGTCggcccaataggtggtctcgacaTCAAGTTAATCTCCAAAGTTAattccttcacttaaatcaccttgcgaaAAATCGTATTGGCGTAAAATTACTttcggaaattaactaaaatttttCAGGGGCTCACACGCGTCACCCGCCTAACTAGAGTTTCATCATGCAATCATTCATTTTGATCATTACAATCCCTCGCTCCAAAATTACTATTTATCTGGTATTAGAAtgcaaaaaaattaagaaaaaaaccGAGCATGTGATTGTGAGAGCTCGTTGAAATGAAAGAGGAGCTATATATGCCTATGATTATTGTGATAATTAGATTCTTTTTCTAAGGGCACTGACCAATCAAAATCTAGTATAGCAGTATAGGGGAGATGAACCAGTTGAGTTGAGAGAAATTATTATGTGGTTTTGAAGTACCACGTGACACTGCTATGTGGTGGTCTAAGCTAATAATATAACTCCAATTTGGTGGAGAGCATGCAAGGGGTGAACAAAAATTAAAGTAAGAGCTCAATCAGAAATAACTGCAAGTCATATAAGTCAATAACATCAATTCAGACCACCAACATATATCATGGTATATCATGGTCCGGAACCATGTCATAATTTCCCTTTATGTACGATAGTGGGCGCTGGATCGTCTATATCTCAGACCTTCTCCATGAAAAACCCCGGACATCTTTAACACATTCTAAAAATGATGATCCAAATAATTCCAATATACTCTTCCCAGATATCGGCAAGATGcctttgattttccttattttttggCGGGTTTAATTAGATCCATAAATACCCAAGAAGGAAGGTCCAGAAACTTAGCCAGCCATGTTTGTCAAGCTTTCTGTTCGACTAGTACTACTAGTAAGTCTGGTAGCAGCAGAAGCCCAAGACCTCAATTTCATCTACAATGATGGTTTCGATGGCCGTTCTGGTCTTAATCTCAGTCTAGACGGCATAGCAGAGATCACACCGAAAGGTCTCTTAAAGCTTACAAACGACGCCAAACAGGAAAGTGGCCACGCCTTCTACCCTAACCCAGTAACCTTCAAGAACTCAGAGAACGACACCGCTTTCTCCTTCTCCACCATCTTTGTCTTTGCCATCCGATCAAAGTACACTACTCTCAGCGGCCATGGAATGGCCTTTGTCATTGCTCCGACGAGAAGCCTCCACGGAGCTCTGCCGAGCAATTACTTGGGCCTGTTGAACGAGTTTAACAATGGGAATTTCACCAATCATGTTTTTGCTGTCGAGCTTGACACGATCCAGACTCCGCAATTCAGTGACATCAATGACAACCATGTTGGAATCGACATCAATGGCTTGCACTCTGTCAGAGCTGCTCCAGCTGGTTTATTTGATGGTCAGTTCAAGAACCTGACTCTTAACAGTGGTAAAGAAATGCGAGTTTGGGTTGAATATGATGGTACCAAGAAGCAAATAGAAGTCACTATGGCTCCAATTGGTGTTGCAACTAAATCCCCAACTCCACTTTTGTCTTTGAAATATGACCTTTCCCCAATTCTCAACAAAACCATGTATGTTGGTTTTTCCTCTGCAACTGGTTCAGTGCCCACCTCCCATTATGTAGTGGGTTGGAGCTTTAGGATGAATGGCCAAGCTCAAGACCTTATAACTTCCAAACTTCCCAAGTTGCCCAGCATTGCAGGTAAAAAGAGGTCCATGCTTTTCACCTTTGGTGTGCCTCTGATTTCAGTGAGTTTGGTTTTGCTAGTGGTTTCTGGTGTGCTTTATGTCATAAGAAGGAAGAGGAAGTTTGCAGAAGTGCTTGAAGATTGGGAGCTAGAGTATGGTCCTCAGAGGTTTAAGTACAAAGAACTGTATATAGCCACCAAAGGGTTTAGGGAAAAGGAGCTTTTGGGAACTGGGGGATTTGGTAAAGTTTATAGAGGTTTATTACCCTCCTCTGAAGTTGAGATTGCAGTGAAGAGGGTATCACATGAATCAAGACAggggatgaaggaatttgtagcAGAAATTGTTAGTATTGGCCGGCTTCGTCACCGGAATTTAGTACAACTGTTGGGATATTGCAGGTATGGTCTTCAAATTTTGATCAATATATTCACCAAATTTCTCTAGTTCTCTGTTTTACTCCAGcacattttattaattttttttttttgatacaacTCTGTTGATATTTATATTTCTGATGTTAAACTCCAGTGTTAAATGGCAATGATATATATTGTTTacttattctctaaaatcttcaAGTTTTGGAGTACAAAGATTGCTTAACATGTTATCACAATCTTACTTGCATAAAGTACGGAGTTTTCACATCTCTCATGTAGTCAAATTATGTATATTTTGACATGTTTTTCTGTCCATTTGCGAATTTTGGCTGTAAATGATAAAGTGTTAATTTGATATATACTGTTAGCTCATTTCTCAACAGTTTAAACAATTTGAGACACAATACGCGTTTGTATACAGATATTTCGTTTAACACGGATGTTTAATGCCTTGCTTGCAGGCGAAAAGGGGAGCTGCTTTTGGTCTATGACTACATGCCTAATGGAAGCTTGGACAAGTACCTCTATGATCAACCTGAGGTGACCCTTAATTGGAGCCAGAGGTTTAAAGTCATCAAAGGTGTGGCTTCAGGGCTGTTCTATCTTCATGAAGAATGGGAACAGGTTGTGATTCATAGGGATGTGAAGGCCAGTAATGTGTTGGTAGATGGGGAATTGAATGGAAAGCTAGGAGATTTCGGGCTTGCAAGATTATACGACCATGGAACAGACCCTCAAACAACTCATATAGTTGGAACACTAGGGTACCTAGCCCCAGAGCACACAAGAACAGGTTGGGCCACCACGAGCACCGACGTGTTTGCTTTTGGGGCATTTTTGCTCGAAGTTGCTTGCGGAAAAAGGCCTATTGAGAGACAAGGTCCAGAAGCTGAGATTTTGCTTGATTGGGTATTTTCTTGTTGGAATAGAAGTAACATCCTTGAGGCAAGAGATCAAAGGTTTGGTACGGATTTTGTAGCCGAGGAATTGGAGTTGGTGTTGAAGCTTGGGCTTTTGTGCTCTCATTCGGAGCCAGCGGCAAGGCCAAGCATGCGACAAGTCGTTCAGTACTTGGCTGGTGATCTTGCTTTGCCGGAAGTGTCACTTCTCGGGCTTTCTTCTAGTGGCTTAGCGGTTGGACACCGTGAAGGTTTTGATGACTATGCTATGTCGTATCAGTCTTCCTTAGGCAAGGGGTCCTCGCATTCATCATATATTGCAGAGTCGGCATTACTTTCAGGTGGTCGTTGATTCCAAGCAATTAGTATATACGAGGAAAAATTGCGCTGCAGGAGTTATGCCGTTGTCGAGTATCTTGTAGAGCTTGTAGCGTTTCTTTGTGGAGAAGAATATAATTGAGCACGTACAGAGTATGGTTAAACTGTTGGAGAGGCAGGAGTATTGATTGCAATTTGATTCTTCCATGACATTTAGCCTGAAAGTTGTGGAAGTTGAAAATTTAATTGATGAAATTAGATATTAAATTTTTAAGAACTGAGCAGGAAATAAATTTGGTATTTTATCAACTTGATTTGTTGGCATTGTCAAATTGTATGAAGGAAGAATTAATTGCAGTGTAGAAGCAAGACAGCGGATTTCACTCAAGTTCATCAAGCATTCATATTATAAAACTTGCAAGCTTTCATATTATAATACTCGCTCTATTGAAAAGAGTGAAAGATTTTTTATACAAAAAGTTAACGTGACGAAAGTGTGTCAGTAAAATAGGTTAACAAAGTTGCTACTGAGGTTGGTTCAGAAATGCTAGTTGTACAACAGGTTTAGCTGCTTCAGTTGTAGCTTTACAAAAGGTTTAGTTCTAAGCCAGTGTAACTGGAGTACGTGTAAAAAAGTGGTTGCTCCAATTGTAGTTGGAGTTGATCCAAACTATTAGTTACCTGCAAAAGGAACAACATGTCTAAGATATTAAATATTAACCAATTCTGCAAAATCCACAGTTGAGTTTCAACTTTGAATCAATTCTaaccaaaacccagaatcaCAAATCACACAATAAGCAATTTTCCATTAAAAATACAACTACAGTAGCTCACAAATGATCAAAAGGAAGCCATTTTCCATATCAACATTCAAACCCACATCAAGCCAGATACAAtaaagtacccaaaaaaaaaaaaaacaatcaccAAAACCCAATTGACACCACCAACTGAAAACTTCAAACAGGCTCAGAAGGATCGAAGACTTCAATTTTAAGCAATTAAATGCAAAAAAATGAACTGGGCATATGCTAAAACAGGTCATATACTTATAAACTGCAAGTGATTAACCTACCGTTTCAACCAAGCTTGCTGAAATGAAACAAAGAGGCAACTGTATAAATGCAATGCCAACTGCAAAGCGAATGACATAGAAACAAATGTTTTAATTACCTGGTTCAAGCTGAAAAGCAATCGGTGAAACCTTGAGGCTTCTGCAAACCCCAATCCAATTTGAAACTCTCCTTGACAAATGAACGATCAAAACAATGCTAAAGAAGAAAGCCTAAAACTTAGGAAATCGATAAACTGCAAATTTGAACACCTGAAAAGAATCTGTGATTAAACCACAAATCCACAAAAACCAACTATCTAAAGCTTCAGTGAATCACAAAAAACTGGgggaaaaaattcaaaaggaattACTCTTGCTGGCCCCAAGTTCTTTGTGACCAAGATTAAAAGGGAAGAGTAGATGCTAAACAATGAACAGAAGTTTGATACAAAGAGCTAAGTGATGATTGCAAAGAGGTATGCAGAATATCCTATTGATTCTTCTATGTCTATAATGAGAGCTTATATGAATTTATAGtgtacaaaaaaaatcaaagcatAAATGGAATGATTGATCATGAATAATTACAGACTCTATGAGACCTGATCTCTAATGTTTAATGTTTAAACATTGTTGGCTAAATAATGAGACCAGATTTACATTCCTAAAGACTCTATAACGGATTCACTAAGTAATTCAATTAATTGAAGACCATAACAAAAAGAATGTTGGAGACAATGTTTCAAAACAGGTAACACGACCAATGTGAACATGTCTACAATTTTGACCAAAGAGGTGCTCTTGAATATGAACATGTCTATAAGCTCGATcaatgtttttgatgaaacgtgTTACAACTAAATAATCAGTTCACATACGAATTGAAAAGGCAAGAGACTTACCAAGTTGATCACCTCTGATGACAAAAGTTGATTCAATGGTTCAAGTATAGCTGATatacaaacagtaaatttaTCAGTTAGTTATGCATAAActaaatataaaaaagaaaacagcaATGAACTCATTTGGCATATAATAGTGATAAACTGATACAGAACACTTTTAGACATATAGTAAGTGAATATGCATTATAATGCAGTTTCAAAATAGGCTAACACCTTAGAAAAGTAAATGATTGTCCACATTATAGATTAAATTCATCACAGAAAAGAATTTTATCATAAACATTTGGCAAGTTTATAAATATGCTCATAGTCAATAGTTTTAAATAGTCTGCATATTGCTGTTACTACATTAAATTTTGAATCGGCAGTAATAAAAGACTAAGTTTCTCAGTTCTGAATATTAGTAACTAAAAGTTATATGTACTTTCCGTTAAAGAACACATACTGTTATATTGAAAAAACGAAGAAAACAATATCTTGGGGGTTCTGTAATGATCATAAACTaacaaatatatcaaaattttaaatatatttgATCCATTTAGTCGTATTTGATCAAAATTCAGAAGACTTAATTGTCTAAACTTAGTTGTATAGTAAATAAtgcaaaatacaaaaatagtcGATCTAAATTTGTCATAAGGCTGGTTTCTTAATTGGCTTTCATTAAATAACACCcgaaaacaaacccaaaccaaTTCCTCCAATTAATGTTTATGACAATTCAAAAGTTGCAGCTCAAGGAATACCAGCTAAATGACTCACTGCATTATCTCAAACCAATTAAAAGGAAGCAGAAGTGATTAGACATGTTATCTCAAACCAATTAGAAGGAAGCAGAAGTGAATTGTCATGTTATCTCAAACCAAAATACATAGAGGGACCTGCCATTAAGAATCTCAAATCGATCAAGTCACACATTTATATACAATTTGACAAATCCATTACTGAGAAACGCTcaaactttgcaattttgaGCAGTATCATCTTTGGGCCACAGACAATCTCATCGGTTTTAAAATCTCTTCCGattcaaataaaacaaacaaaaagcttATAGACATAGGTTATCAAGCAATGAAAGGAATTAGAAACTCGACAAAAAGGTGAAATTTTTAGCTCCTCTAAATACTGCAATCCAATAAAAACAACAACCCAGAAAAGCCATCCAAGTTCAACTACGCTACAGAAAACAATTGAAATTTTAATATTCAAGTCCATCTACATATATCCTTGATTGCAATCAAGTTCTCACTGGTTCTAATAACACGAGAGTCACAGATTTCTCAAGCTCACACCAAATAACACCGTTCGCCCTCTTGATCAACAACCAAAGCTCAGAAATAAAAAACAGTGGCCCAGCAAAAAGGTTGCAATCCAGTCTAGTGTACAGACccgtttctttccttttttttttttttttccttcttcttcatctatttTAAATTCCTAGCATATGGCAATGGTAATGTTAGCTGTATGTTATGCTTAAATTTTTAATTCCACTAAAAATGCAAATAACCAAACACAGACATTTACTGCAGATTTCATTTATCAAGTTCAAACTATGGAAAATGTTCCGCATAAACTCGAGAGTGTGATGTCCATTTAAATTCTCAAATTATACAGCTCATGTTCAAGTTGACTTGTGTaacttgaaaagaaaagatgtGTTTCAAGCACAACATCTACTTCAAAGACAGAGATAGCTACTACACTTGCAacacagaaaagaagaagagaagaacctCTATCTGCAATCAATCAAATACAAATTCCTCAGAAAAACCTAATCGAACCAATCAACCCCCACTCTCTGTCAACTCAGCTCAGAAATCAATGAAACCGATCAAATTAAACATACCCagaacaaaaggaaaggaagTAAAGCAATTGACGTGAAAAAACCGAAGGATAGATGAATTGGCCGTCGCTGTGTGGCTGAGCAGCCAAGGACGCAAACAAGGACTTGAGATCTTCTTCAGACTGAATATGAGTGAAAACTCTGCAATCAATTCGAGATCAAATTTTATTTGTATGTGTGATTGGTTAAGGGGCTCTGGGGCTGCATGGATatagttagagagagagagagaggaacctGGAGACGGAAGCAAAGCGAGGATTACTCGGATGAAATTGAAACTACACATTCGCGGTATCGACGGAGAGAAGGCTGATGGGCTGTCGAAGATCGACGATCAGAGTTGCAGAGTCAGAAGAGTATTACCGTAAGACTGCTGATCCATCTGTTTATGCGCTTGTGGGTGCAAAGCAAGGGCAAAACCGACCTTTCGACCCCCAATGAAGGGAGTAAggcaaaaaaaaagataaaatgaGGACAGCACCGTCCTTTCCGGCCTCGATGAACAGGTGTGAACAGTTAGTTTGTCTTTCGTATATTTAGAAAATTCGTTCAAAAACTTGGAATCAAAAGCCATACTAGCATATGTATACACCTCTGAAAGTTTATTATTTCTTATGGCCTTTTATAAGTAAATGGGAAACCAATTGAAAATCTCCGCCGCACCTTCTCAACATTCATGTATCACCACCGTCTTTCTTTCCCGCCGAATTTCACAGAAAAGCGCTACTGTTTGCTGAAATCTGGACTATTTGGTCAGTGTCTATTTCCCTAATTTGTATGCCTTTCTGAAGTTGGAATGCTTGTAATCTGTTCTTGCGAAAGTGTTCATCACATTAGGAGTTTCCTAATTTGTATTGTAGCTAACTCATATCTGGCTAATAAACCTATATAAACCCCCATATCATAACTAATGTATATTCAGCTAACTTTATACTCCTTTATGAGTTTATGAATCCTAGCTAactaattttggttttctttgctgCCTGCATCCGCATCAATGATATCATCATACTCCTTGTTCAGAATATCACTCTGTTCAAGCTCTCTCTTAAACCAAATTTGTTGTGTTTGCTGCTTGCAACCTGCTACTGAAAATGTTCAATCTCGGTGTCAAGTTTAGTTTAATCATCTGTTACCTGGCTCCATGACTGTGGATGATGTGGCGGTTAATATCGATAACGGAATCGGTGTGGACTATGAGAACGGAGGAGCTTATAGACCTTGGTGATCGGATATTGTATCTCAGCTCAAAGAGCAGAGAGTTTATCTGTTCCAGCAGCACTAGTGGGGGTCTTAGTGATCTTCATTCCCATGATCATAATAAGAATCTTGAAAGAAACTGCATCTATTTTGCGTTCATGCCTCCTGCTTTGCAACCGTACTCCAGTAGGCATGAATGTGGGGTGTTTTCCTTGGGTAGTAGGAGCATCCAACCTCTTGCTTTTTCAAATGTTCATTCGGCTGTCAAATTTTACTGTCCTTGTGTTTGGTTTGCACCAAATCCATGGTAACTTAACCAGTCCCTCCCCTTTCATGTATGACATCATCTATATATAAAGTAGGATGTATATAGTATGTTTATGTTTATGCTAGTACTGTTTTGACACCAAAACCGGTCTCTTTGATGTCCCATTTTGTAATGCAAGTATGCAACTGATAAAGGTTTCACTACGAGTGCCTAGCTGGAGTTTTTGCCTTGGTGCATTTTGCATTGGTTTTATTAATGATGAttatgtttaaggaaaagagaatcaagagagattgatgagagaattgtgtatatcattattgagaatatgaactctatatataaggattacaaagtacatgttctaatggtacaaggaaaactattccgaataggactaggaattcaaaaacattctctcctattacaatcagcgaactaatcctagtttgattaggtaCACATAAGTctatttccttcaacactcccccttgtgcctctcaaacttggtggtgacgttTCATCCTTAAAAACCTTGCCtgagtgaaaaaccctgtgggacaaaaacaaactcgagaaagagaaaaagagtgcaacacgtccttcactcttcgagattgaacatgtacatagacatcataactcctcctaatgtcgatatctccccctgaatgctataatcgtgggagtttggataacattatcaatccgatgctcttcacatgtttctcgaatgtggatttgggtaacgacttagtgaataagtccgctatatTATCcactgatcggatttgatttacttcaatctttcaaagtgattgttgttgctaattataaaagaacttaggcgatatatgtttggtgttgtcgcctttgatgaaacctaacttcatttgctcaatacaagttgcattatcctcataaatgcatgtgaattcatccgtggtagacttcaaaccacaacttcctcgaatatgtctaattacagaccttagccatatgcattcgcGTACGGCTTCATGTAAAGctataatctctgcatgatttgaggaagtagcaacaaaggTCTATTTTATAGACCTcaaagatatcgcagtgcttcccatggtaaagacataacccgtttgtgagcgacatttgtgagggttagagaggtaccctgcatcagcaaaacccagcaaaacatcattgtcattttgatgagggGAAGAGGAGGACGTCGGCCACCTTGGACGGCGGTGGTGGCATGGCCGGAATCATGCTATGGGCAGCGGCAtcttgccttttggggtccgatcccaattttccgtcattcctcttctctctgtagggataaaataggccaatatcaatcataccttttaggtatcgaaagattgtccttacaccaatccaatggcagcgtgttggcgcagaactatgtcgagctaacaaattcactgcgaatgagatgtctggtcttgtgcattgagctaaatgcacctattgcacttagatacgacacttcagcctctaataattcttcgtcctcatcctttggatgaaatggataTTTTCGGGGCTCAAGACTACTACTAATTATGGGAGTACTCACTGGCTTtattttatcttcattaaagcgccttagaattttctgagtatatgtcgactgatggatcaaaatctcatcactacgatgctcgagttctaaaccgagacaaaaccatgttttcccaagatgtttcatcttaaattcggatttcaagtatttagcagtttccttgaactcatctagagttccaattaggttcatgacattgacataaactgctacaattgcaaatccggaacttgttcttttaataaacacgcatgggcatatttcattgttaatatatcccttcccaaccaagtagtcacttagatggttataccacatccgtctgaattgttttaatccatatagtgagcgttttaatcttattgaaaacgcgctccgtggtttagagccacttgatttgggtaattgaagtccatctggaacctttatatatatatatatatatatatatatatatctgaatctagatccccatagagatatgctgtaaccacatccataagctgcatgtcaagtttttcggaaactatcaaactgacaaggtaatgAAACTTTATAACGtctattacgggagaatatgtctcctcgtagtcgattccagggcattgtgaaAAACAttgcgccacgaggcgggctttatatctaaccacctcatttttctcattacgctttctaataaatacccatttatggccaacatgtTTTgtatttgggggtgtctgcattataggcccaaatacctgtatCTTTGCTACTGAATCTAATTCAGTCTGGATcacatatttccatttaggccaatccgctcttcattgacattcttcgacagagcgaggttcgatatcatcatattctataattcctttcgcaacatgatatgcaaatgcattatCAATAGCAATataatttctatccatcatctcatgtacactagtgtaattcatggagatctccctattctctggaattggttctgacatttgGAGCAtctcccaatgatgtctcttggatatatccataatccagaatattctcatgagatggattatttacatcgatgattaatggattgttttgtgccaaactcgctttctttcttaggcgagaatccatcgaacctttgggcctcccacacttcctggcaggagccatggcCTTAGCCACTGCATCACCCATATAGGGGACATTAGTGCCATGCTCAGTTTTccttgagatggcgtcatgtcctctaattttagggacatcaatccttgcaggcgcgtttgcagcaggtatgtgtaatctcgtcactttagcgatatcagaaaacgcatcaggcatcgattttGCTACGTTCTAAAGATCGATAATTCtatgcacttcaatttcggactgtgcggttcggggatcaagatgagacaaagtggggacagaccacaacaattcttgtcgttcctgtgaacatttatgttcttatcttcccttaacgatgggaagactgtctcatcaaagtgacaatcagcaaatctagcgttaaagagatcgcctatcaagggttgGAGAattatatccaacataaatgtctaatcgtctttgaggacccattttggtgcgatgtggcggcgcaattgacacataaactgcacacccaaatatgtgtaagtgtgagacatcaggctcatacctagtcaccatctgggatgcagaaaagggttgagtggcagtgggcctcaaatgaataagcacagctgcatgcaatattgcatagccccaagcagaaatagggagattggtgcgcataaccaatgctctagcaaccatttgtactcgtttaatggcggcttttgcaagaccatttgggtgtgaacatgaggaattggatgttcaacttcaatcccaatggacatgcaataatcatcaaaagtttttgatgtaaactccccagtaTTGTctagtcttatagacttaataggatgatcagggtggtaagCTCTTAACTtcataatttgtgctaggagtttagcaaatgcagcttTCCTAGTagacaaaagcatgacatgtgactagcgtgtcgatgcatcaaccaacaccataaaatatctaaatggtccacaaggtggttgaataggttcacaaatatcaccttagattcgttgcaagaatggtatattttctttagtgtcttttgcataggatgatctcgatcctaattttgctaaagagcaggctttgcagaacgaatgatgtgctttagaaacaaccaatgaggattttagttGAACCATTAAGTCACAATGAGCTTTAGAAgtagaatttggattcatggGAGCATAGGTGGCGTTAAAGCCACTCTTGGGTAGCAAGGGGACGACGGCACTGGCCTGTGAAGGCTGATCATGTAGGGGGACAACACCATGAGGCGCAGTGGCTCCTTGTTGATCCAAAATccgatttttacttcttttcgttttgaagaatggatgtccgtgtgaagtctttaatatacggatcatcatatcacgacctggatgtcctaagcggtcatgccaaagcctataaatgttggaatcccataaattatctctcataacatgattggattcaatgattcgaaTACTGGTTGCATGCAACCCACTagaacgacacataagtttctctaagactcttttatgtccgtagtcattaaatgtgatgcaaaggaactcttgtccattctcacaatgtgtttccacatggaaaccattggctcttatatctttaaagctcaatagggttcttccggccctaggagcatagagagcttcagtgacattaataaTTGTGCCATTTGGCGACAAGaatgagctggt
Above is a genomic segment from Rosa chinensis cultivar Old Blush chromosome 3, RchiOBHm-V2, whole genome shotgun sequence containing:
- the LOC112195124 gene encoding L-type lectin-domain containing receptor kinase IV.1; translation: MFVKLSVRLVLLVSLVAAEAQDLNFIYNDGFDGRSGLNLSLDGIAEITPKGLLKLTNDAKQESGHAFYPNPVTFKNSENDTAFSFSTIFVFAIRSKYTTLSGHGMAFVIAPTRSLHGALPSNYLGLLNEFNNGNFTNHVFAVELDTIQTPQFSDINDNHVGIDINGLHSVRAAPAGLFDGQFKNLTLNSGKEMRVWVEYDGTKKQIEVTMAPIGVATKSPTPLLSLKYDLSPILNKTMYVGFSSATGSVPTSHYVVGWSFRMNGQAQDLITSKLPKLPSIAGKKRSMLFTFGVPLISVSLVLLVVSGVLYVIRRKRKFAEVLEDWELEYGPQRFKYKELYIATKGFREKELLGTGGFGKVYRGLLPSSEVEIAVKRVSHESRQGMKEFVAEIVSIGRLRHRNLVQLLGYCRRKGELLLVYDYMPNGSLDKYLYDQPEVTLNWSQRFKVIKGVASGLFYLHEEWEQVVIHRDVKASNVLVDGELNGKLGDFGLARLYDHGTDPQTTHIVGTLGYLAPEHTRTGWATTSTDVFAFGAFLLEVACGKRPIERQGPEAEILLDWVFSCWNRSNILEARDQRFGTDFVAEELELVLKLGLLCSHSEPAARPSMRQVVQYLAGDLALPEVSLLGLSSSGLAVGHREGFDDYAMSYQSSLGKGSSHSSYIAESALLSGGR